In a single window of the Dinghuibacter silviterrae genome:
- a CDS encoding T9SS type A sorting domain-containing protein has protein sequence MRIIFLLGLVAPLGLSAQNFFLNGWQARSWTAPTYVQATKPTGSVTATVRIDPTKALGQVSPYLFGNNTNPYIGQMVTEPTLIQYLTDLSPHLIRAPGGSISDVYFWNATTAPADAPDSLYNTNGNPIAAGYWFGNNTASWTLSLANYYKMLQMTGAKGIITVNYAYARYGTGPNPVATAAHLAADWVRADSGRTQFWEIGNESGGPWEASYKINTATNQDGQPQIISGALYGQHVKVFADSMRAAASEIGATIYIGAQLLGTDASSHTWNPPDITWNSGYFSSAGETADFYIVHDYYATSGSATNVDSILNIATGETNAVSSYMAVTTAQGGVTEKPVALTEWNISNTGSDQEVSFIAALHATLVLGELTQHPVFGEASRWDIANGWSNGDDQGMFNAGDEPGGAPKWNPRPAFFNMYYFQRCFGDRVIGDTVTGSTSVKAYASSFSSGETGVVLVNKGASSELVQIEENGVGATYHWYTLTGGTDNGNFSRQVFVNGNGPTGISGGPLNYATLSMNTDSVSGGVLLSLPPLSATFVVIDKGSLVTAVTNIDPTDRLIKLFPNPAPRGHCHIRVQGFTGADRLTLHAIDLRGRVVYTQTLSGLADQDLFIPAAAGVYKIEITTPSGVTTKTLLID, from the coding sequence ATGCGTATTATTTTTTTGCTGGGGCTGGTCGCGCCTCTCGGCCTGTCGGCCCAAAACTTTTTCCTGAACGGCTGGCAGGCCAGATCCTGGACCGCGCCCACCTATGTACAGGCCACCAAGCCCACCGGGTCCGTGACAGCCACGGTCAGGATCGATCCCACTAAGGCGCTTGGACAGGTCTCCCCTTACCTTTTCGGAAACAATACCAACCCATACATCGGTCAAATGGTGACCGAGCCAACGCTGATCCAATACCTCACTGATCTGTCCCCCCACCTGATAAGGGCGCCGGGGGGCAGCATCAGCGATGTATACTTCTGGAACGCCACCACCGCCCCCGCAGACGCACCCGACTCCCTCTACAACACCAACGGGAACCCCATAGCGGCGGGGTACTGGTTTGGCAACAACACCGCCTCCTGGACGCTCTCCCTGGCCAACTATTACAAGATGTTGCAGATGACAGGGGCCAAAGGTATCATCACGGTAAACTATGCCTACGCGCGATACGGCACCGGCCCCAACCCCGTGGCAACCGCCGCCCACCTTGCGGCCGACTGGGTGAGGGCAGACAGCGGCCGGACCCAGTTCTGGGAAATCGGGAACGAAAGCGGGGGCCCGTGGGAAGCCAGCTATAAGATCAACACCGCCACCAACCAGGACGGCCAGCCCCAGATCATCAGCGGCGCCTTGTACGGCCAGCACGTCAAGGTCTTTGCAGACTCCATGCGAGCGGCCGCCTCGGAGATCGGGGCCACCATCTACATCGGCGCCCAGCTCTTAGGCACAGACGCCAGCAGCCACACCTGGAATCCCCCCGACATCACCTGGAACAGCGGCTACTTCTCGTCGGCAGGGGAAACCGCCGATTTTTACATCGTCCACGACTACTACGCCACCAGCGGGTCCGCCACCAACGTGGACAGCATTCTGAATATCGCCACCGGGGAAACCAACGCCGTGTCCTCCTACATGGCCGTCACGACCGCCCAGGGCGGCGTCACCGAAAAACCGGTCGCACTGACCGAGTGGAACATCTCCAACACCGGCAGCGACCAGGAAGTATCCTTTATCGCGGCTTTGCACGCCACCCTCGTCCTGGGAGAACTTACCCAACACCCGGTTTTTGGAGAGGCCTCCCGCTGGGACATCGCCAACGGCTGGAGCAATGGAGACGACCAGGGCATGTTTAACGCCGGGGACGAACCCGGCGGCGCCCCGAAATGGAACCCGCGTCCCGCCTTTTTCAATATGTACTATTTCCAGCGGTGTTTTGGGGACCGGGTGATCGGTGATACCGTCACCGGGAGTACCTCGGTCAAAGCCTACGCCTCCAGTTTCAGCTCCGGGGAAACCGGGGTGGTCCTTGTCAACAAAGGGGCTTCTTCTGAGCTGGTGCAGATCGAGGAAAACGGGGTAGGGGCCACCTATCACTGGTACACCCTGACCGGCGGTACCGACAACGGCAATTTTTCCCGCCAGGTTTTCGTCAACGGCAACGGCCCCACCGGCATTTCCGGCGGCCCCTTGAATTATGCCACGCTGTCGATGAACACCGACTCCGTGAGCGGCGGTGTACTACTCAGTCTTCCCCCGCTATCGGCTACTTTCGTGGTGATCGACAAAGGGTCCCTCGTCACTGCCGTCACCAATATCGATCCCACCGACAGGCTCATCAAACTTTTTCCCAATCCTGCCCCCCGCGGCCACTGCCACATCCGGGTTCAAGGCTTTACCGGTGCCGACCGGCTGACGCTTCACGCCATCGACCTTCGGGGGCGCGTGGTGTACACGCAGACGCTGAGTGGCCTGGCCGATCAAGACCTGTTTATTCCCGCGGCCGCCGGTGTATATAAGATCGAGATAACGACGCCATCCGGCGTTACGACCAAGACGTTATTAATTGATTAA
- a CDS encoding glycan-binding surface protein produces MTKQTLRLCLAGVLSLAGLSACQKQNTGGPKITGLRANLTTPADTTLSLVNPGQYVILDGSGLLSTRQVLFDGVAANLNVALNAAGHVVVQVPSIPPNVLSGTMANTIEVTTANGTTTYTFPVDPPAPIVSSISNEFAHPGDVITISGQFLYLIQSITFPGGVAATTYTSASDGSSVTVTVPAGATTGGGILITSKGGTSSSDPAAGFRDTRGMLCDFDTYNQYSWGATGVVDSPSFTGNNGYFAQMSFTGVNTGDDQWWNGGRSVNTNAVQCVAADSMGNPIADYALKFEVFIKQPWNTGIIQVVFNYSWNFTASYAGWQNFADSSMVSTTQWTTVVLPLAGFQSSSGAAPTSLAALLGSSGNANLDIMFDNTGPRSVTKFDAGVDNIRIVKIK; encoded by the coding sequence ATGACCAAACAAACCTTACGACTTTGTCTTGCCGGGGTCCTTTCCCTGGCCGGGCTCTCCGCCTGTCAGAAACAAAACACCGGTGGCCCCAAGATCACCGGTCTTCGCGCCAACCTGACCACGCCCGCCGACACGACCCTCAGTCTTGTCAACCCGGGTCAATACGTTATCCTGGATGGTAGCGGCTTGTTGTCCACCCGCCAGGTTCTTTTTGACGGCGTGGCGGCCAATCTGAACGTCGCGCTCAACGCCGCAGGACACGTGGTGGTCCAGGTGCCCAGCATCCCACCGAATGTCCTCAGCGGCACCATGGCCAATACCATCGAGGTCACCACGGCCAACGGGACCACGACCTATACCTTCCCGGTCGATCCCCCGGCGCCCATCGTCTCCTCTATATCCAATGAGTTTGCGCATCCCGGTGACGTGATTACGATCAGCGGCCAGTTCCTGTACCTGATCCAAAGCATCACCTTCCCAGGCGGCGTTGCCGCCACCACGTATACCAGCGCCTCCGACGGGTCCAGCGTAACCGTTACGGTGCCCGCGGGTGCGACAACGGGCGGAGGCATCCTCATCACCAGCAAAGGCGGAACAAGTTCTTCCGATCCCGCCGCGGGTTTCCGGGATACCCGGGGCATGCTTTGCGACTTCGATACCTATAACCAATATTCCTGGGGTGCAACGGGCGTCGTCGATTCCCCTTCGTTTACGGGGAACAACGGGTATTTCGCCCAGATGAGTTTCACCGGGGTCAATACCGGGGACGACCAATGGTGGAACGGGGGTCGCTCCGTCAACACCAATGCCGTCCAGTGTGTCGCTGCCGACAGTATGGGCAACCCGATTGCCGACTACGCCCTCAAGTTCGAGGTCTTTATCAAACAACCCTGGAATACAGGTATTATACAGGTTGTCTTCAACTACAGCTGGAACTTCACGGCCTCCTACGCGGGTTGGCAAAATTTCGCGGACAGCTCCATGGTCAGCACCACCCAATGGACCACCGTTGTGCTCCCCCTGGCCGGTTTCCAGAGCTCGTCGGGCGCAGCCCCCACCAGCCTGGCCGCCCTGTTGGGCAGCAGCGGGAATGCCAACCTGGACATCATGTTTGACAACACCGGCCCCAGGTCCGTCACGAAGTTTGACGCCGGTGTCGATAACATCCGCATCGTTAAGATCAAATAA
- a CDS encoding SusC/RagA family TonB-linked outer membrane protein — protein MRKNNDCRGTRPGIQLWKSLPGRLLSLVLLACVLAAGQVWGQNASPRTIEGRVLSKSGEPVVGANIQVRGSKVATATDANGKFNIYARIGDVLDISAVGYRTQRVTIGAEGTVRIAMETDFGHMDDVVVVGYGQMKRTDLSSAQTTVTSKDIGETVNTTLDQALQGRAAGVYVSSPSGQPGAGANVVIRGISSITAGTQPLYVIDGVQIRPGDFSDDPNSHPTGFANALSGINPDDIESMNILEGPAATAIFGAAGANGVIMITTKHGKAGDTKISASTTWTIQDKPKELPVMNLQQYATFRNDAAAAGGAPSDPSFANPSVLGPGTDWQAALYRRTLLQKHTLSLSGGNDKTTFYLSGEYFSQEGVAPGSGFNRASTRINLDNKVRPWLKLGLNLNPSYTTEKVNTTNAGIVQLAVYQNPSVPVKNPDGTWAGPVSTQYQYTNPVALSYINNDYNKGLGVIGGGYVDLTPIKGLTIHTEANTNLNYTNNYQFHPSYQFGGYVNATTVAYVNTYNSWWWNWHSRIQYDTKIGLHSISVMAGHEAQAYGGGALNGQRQDYVTNSIQDLSGGAQATSIANSTRYDGAQESYFGRLNYVYNDRYILGATLRADGSSNFGPDNRWGYFPSVSVAWRISQENFMKNIKSVNDLKLRFEVGTSGNSAQTGGGYYAALQSVPTAWGTGFLSSNFSNLKLKWESDKTYNVGVDLHMFNNRIELIADAYKKYTTNLLTQSVYPFYDGGDIAYSAGYIQWPEGNVGSMWNKGLTVTLNTVNFATKQFQWKTGFNISFDKNQVTYLPTPYITSWNSTQAQFQTVAGQPLSMITGYIAQGLFKNYADITSHAVQTANGVMTVSPQGTWVGDIKFKDLNKDNVINASDRTTIGNPWPKYTFGFNNEFTYKGFDLNVLVIGSIGNDILNYFKYYNTIPLDNGVYGNYLKATAGYARPSSYNIADSSTVTLTNPGGTVPRIAPGDPNGNNRMSNLWVENGSYVRVKNVALSYVVPTRYLGHMPIRGLRVGVNVQNLFTITKYSGYDPEIGIVKYQGVNMVGIDTGRYPNVRMYTGSMVLDF, from the coding sequence ATGAGAAAAAACAACGATTGTAGGGGTACCCGGCCGGGTATCCAGCTATGGAAAAGCCTCCCCGGGCGGCTGCTTTCCCTCGTCCTGCTGGCCTGCGTGCTGGCGGCGGGGCAGGTCTGGGGACAGAATGCATCGCCCAGGACCATCGAGGGCAGGGTCCTCTCCAAAAGCGGAGAACCTGTCGTCGGCGCCAACATCCAGGTAAGGGGCTCCAAGGTCGCTACGGCCACGGATGCGAACGGTAAATTCAATATTTATGCACGCATTGGAGATGTCCTGGACATCAGCGCCGTCGGTTACCGCACCCAAAGGGTGACGATCGGGGCCGAAGGCACGGTGCGGATCGCCATGGAAACAGACTTCGGTCATATGGACGACGTCGTCGTCGTGGGGTACGGCCAGATGAAACGGACGGACCTCAGCAGCGCTCAGACCACGGTCACCTCCAAGGACATCGGGGAAACGGTCAATACGACCCTGGACCAGGCGCTGCAGGGCCGCGCCGCCGGGGTGTACGTCAGCTCGCCCAGCGGTCAGCCGGGGGCGGGTGCGAACGTCGTCATCCGGGGGATTTCCTCCATCACCGCCGGTACGCAACCGCTGTATGTTATCGACGGGGTGCAGATCCGGCCGGGCGACTTCTCCGATGATCCCAACAGCCACCCGACCGGGTTTGCCAACGCGCTTTCCGGTATCAACCCGGATGACATCGAAAGCATGAACATCCTGGAAGGTCCTGCGGCTACCGCCATCTTCGGGGCGGCGGGCGCCAACGGGGTCATCATGATCACCACCAAACACGGCAAGGCCGGGGACACCAAGATCTCCGCCAGCACGACCTGGACGATACAGGACAAACCCAAGGAATTGCCGGTGATGAACCTCCAGCAATACGCCACCTTCCGCAACGACGCAGCCGCCGCCGGCGGAGCGCCCAGCGATCCCAGTTTCGCCAACCCCAGCGTCCTGGGCCCCGGTACGGATTGGCAGGCCGCCCTGTACCGCCGGACGCTGTTGCAAAAACATACGCTGTCCCTGAGCGGCGGGAACGACAAAACGACCTTTTACCTGTCCGGTGAATATTTCAGCCAGGAGGGTGTCGCACCCGGTTCGGGCTTCAACCGTGCCAGCACCCGGATCAACCTGGACAACAAGGTCCGCCCCTGGCTCAAGCTCGGGTTGAACCTGAATCCCAGCTATACCACGGAAAAAGTAAACACCACCAACGCGGGGATCGTACAGCTGGCCGTCTATCAAAACCCTTCCGTACCGGTCAAAAACCCGGACGGTACCTGGGCCGGCCCGGTCAGCACCCAATACCAATACACCAACCCGGTGGCCCTTTCTTACATCAACAACGACTATAACAAAGGGCTGGGTGTTATCGGCGGCGGCTACGTGGACCTGACCCCGATCAAGGGGCTCACGATCCATACCGAAGCCAATACCAACCTGAACTATACGAACAACTACCAATTCCATCCTTCTTACCAGTTCGGCGGCTACGTCAACGCGACGACCGTGGCTTATGTCAATACGTACAACAGCTGGTGGTGGAACTGGCACAGCCGCATACAATACGATACCAAGATCGGGTTGCACAGCATTTCCGTCATGGCGGGTCACGAAGCCCAGGCGTATGGCGGCGGGGCGCTCAACGGCCAGCGCCAGGACTATGTCACCAATTCGATCCAGGACCTTTCCGGGGGGGCGCAAGCCACGTCCATCGCCAACAGCACGCGGTATGACGGTGCCCAGGAAAGCTATTTCGGCCGGTTGAATTATGTGTACAACGACCGGTACATCCTCGGTGCGACGTTGCGCGCGGACGGCAGCTCCAACTTCGGACCCGACAACCGGTGGGGCTATTTCCCCTCGGTCTCCGTGGCCTGGCGGATTTCGCAGGAGAATTTCATGAAGAACATAAAGTCCGTCAACGACCTGAAACTGCGGTTCGAGGTCGGGACCAGCGGGAACTCGGCGCAAACCGGCGGTGGATACTATGCCGCCCTTCAGTCCGTACCCACGGCCTGGGGTACCGGCTTCCTGTCCTCCAACTTTAGCAACCTGAAGCTGAAATGGGAGAGCGACAAAACCTATAACGTCGGTGTCGACCTCCACATGTTTAACAACCGGATCGAGCTGATCGCGGACGCGTATAAAAAATACACCACCAACCTGCTGACCCAAAGCGTCTATCCCTTCTACGACGGGGGAGACATCGCCTACTCCGCCGGGTATATCCAGTGGCCGGAAGGCAACGTGGGGTCAATGTGGAACAAGGGGTTGACCGTGACACTCAATACCGTAAACTTCGCGACCAAGCAGTTTCAATGGAAGACCGGTTTCAACATCTCTTTTGACAAAAACCAGGTCACTTACCTGCCCACGCCCTACATCACCTCCTGGAATTCAACCCAGGCGCAGTTTCAAACGGTCGCAGGGCAGCCGCTGAGTATGATCACCGGGTACATTGCCCAAGGGCTGTTTAAGAACTACGCGGACATCACCAGCCACGCCGTACAAACGGCCAACGGGGTTATGACCGTCAGCCCCCAGGGTACCTGGGTAGGGGACATCAAGTTCAAGGACCTCAACAAGGACAACGTGATCAACGCCAGCGACCGGACGACCATCGGCAACCCCTGGCCAAAATATACCTTCGGCTTCAACAACGAATTCACCTACAAAGGATTCGACCTGAACGTCCTGGTGATCGGCAGCATAGGGAACGACATCCTCAACTACTTCAAGTATTACAATACGATCCCCCTGGACAACGGCGTCTATGGCAACTACCTCAAGGCAACGGCGGGTTATGCGCGGCCCAGCAGCTACAACATCGCAGACAGCTCGACGGTGACGCTCACCAACCCCGGTGGTACGGTTCCCCGGATCGCCCCCGGCGACCCCAACGGGAACAACCGCATGAGCAACCTTTGGGTGGAAAATGGTTCCTACGTCCGGGTAAAAAACGTGGCCCTGTCGTATGTCGTACCTACCCGGTACCTCGGTCACATGCCCATCCGCGGCTTGCGGGTCGGTGTCAACGTCCAGAACCTGTTCACCATCACGAAATACTCCGGCTACGATCCCGAAATCGGCATTGTTAAATACCAGGGCGTGAACATGGTCGGCATTGATACAGGCCGGTACCCGAACGTGCGCATGTATACCGGTTCCATGGTCCTTGACTTTTAA
- a CDS encoding TIM-barrel domain-containing protein, with translation MRIERLRAALGGFLLIFPFGLKASGPAGRYEKTDNGIIVHIAHPRPHYPHLISIQAVTDQIIHVQAFPTDADNPPVSLMTVKTPETAVRYEVLDKDGFIRLSTDSLRVLVDKNSGRVTITDVRGRVLLGEAERDRPVFSTDSSLSVTFKSPKDESLYGLGQQQNGWIDLKGKSLTLLQQNSNVAVPFLVSSRNYGLLWDNYSITRFGDLRAYGPLSELTLKGENGQPGGLTATYANGDSIFTKRQEQVIDYKYLPDLGKLPKGYTLARGLVRWKGSLTATQPGLHQFMLYFGGYVRVWVNGKLLLDRWRQCWNPETAPFSIPLGEKAVPIDIEWRPDGTESYISLTCLPPGPGLYKDTYSFSSEVGDAVNYFFIKGNNPDQVISGYRLLTGKAPIMPVWAMGLWQSRERYKTQEELLHTVRTFRAQHIPLDNIVLDWQYWRPDQWGSQEFDPSRFPEPDEMLRTLHDSLHTHFMISVWPKFYTGTQNFDLFQSKGWLYTLSVNRGQKDWLGYVSTFYDAFNPDARRQFWQLMNQHLFTKGVDGWWMDATEPDIMSNTSIQDRKALMEPHALGTASRYFNAFPLENARAVYEGQRATDDQRVFILTRSAYAGQQRYSAATWSGDIAARWHDMRNQITAGLGFSLSGIPYWTMDIGGFAVEGRYEHPNPADLEEWRELNTRWFQFGAFCPLLRVHGQYPYREVFHLAPTDHPAFQSILYYDRLRYRLLPYIYSTAARTWSGDYTIMRALVMDFEQDSVARGVADEYLFGPSLLVNPVCQYKARSRSVYLPAGTDWYDAYTGNAFHGGQRIDAPAPYERMPLFARAGSIVPLGPALEYTGEKPADTITLCVYRGADAAFTLYEDEGTNYHYEKGAYAEIPLQYNEHTGILTIGERKGDFPGMLQHRVFRVVWIGKGHPAPLEAQPGTDIPYDGQPQQIKAPI, from the coding sequence ATGCGAATTGAGAGACTGCGCGCTGCCCTGGGTGGATTTCTGTTGATTTTTCCATTTGGATTAAAGGCTTCCGGACCTGCCGGCCGTTACGAAAAAACCGACAACGGGATTATTGTCCATATTGCACATCCCCGGCCTCATTACCCTCACCTTATATCTATACAAGCGGTCACGGACCAGATCATCCATGTCCAGGCCTTTCCAACGGATGCGGATAACCCTCCTGTAAGCCTGATGACGGTCAAGACCCCGGAAACAGCGGTCCGTTATGAGGTATTGGACAAAGACGGGTTTATCCGGCTGTCTACGGACTCCCTGCGGGTGCTGGTGGATAAAAACAGCGGCCGGGTCACGATCACGGACGTCCGTGGTCGGGTACTGTTGGGGGAAGCGGAACGCGACAGACCGGTTTTTTCGACCGATTCCAGCCTCAGCGTCACCTTTAAGTCGCCCAAAGATGAATCCCTGTACGGGCTGGGGCAGCAGCAAAACGGCTGGATCGACCTGAAGGGCAAGAGCCTGACGCTTCTGCAACAAAATTCCAACGTGGCGGTGCCTTTCCTTGTGTCCAGCCGGAACTACGGGCTGTTGTGGGACAATTATTCTATCACGCGCTTTGGGGATTTGCGGGCGTATGGGCCGTTGTCGGAGCTGACCCTGAAGGGGGAGAACGGCCAGCCGGGTGGGCTGACAGCCACTTACGCCAACGGCGACTCCATATTCACCAAGAGACAAGAACAAGTCATCGACTATAAATACCTGCCCGATCTGGGCAAGCTGCCAAAGGGATACACCCTCGCAAGAGGCCTGGTGCGTTGGAAAGGCAGCCTCACCGCAACCCAACCGGGGTTGCACCAGTTCATGCTCTATTTTGGGGGGTATGTCCGGGTATGGGTCAACGGGAAACTCCTTTTAGACCGTTGGCGTCAATGCTGGAACCCGGAAACAGCCCCCTTTTCTATCCCGCTCGGCGAAAAAGCAGTCCCCATCGACATCGAATGGAGACCGGACGGGACGGAATCATATATCTCCCTGACTTGTCTTCCGCCGGGGCCCGGTTTGTATAAAGACACGTATTCGTTTAGTTCGGAAGTCGGGGACGCCGTCAATTATTTTTTTATCAAAGGAAACAACCCGGACCAGGTCATCTCGGGCTACCGTTTGCTGACGGGTAAAGCGCCCATCATGCCGGTATGGGCGATGGGGCTTTGGCAAAGCCGGGAACGGTACAAAACCCAGGAGGAGCTCTTACATACGGTGCGCACCTTCCGCGCCCAGCACATCCCGCTGGACAACATCGTCCTGGACTGGCAGTATTGGCGGCCGGACCAGTGGGGGAGTCAGGAGTTTGACCCCAGCAGGTTCCCTGAACCGGACGAGATGTTGCGCACGCTTCATGATTCGCTCCATACGCACTTTATGATCTCCGTCTGGCCGAAGTTCTACACAGGCACCCAAAATTTCGACCTATTCCAAAGCAAGGGCTGGCTCTATACCCTGAGCGTCAACCGCGGCCAGAAGGACTGGCTGGGGTATGTATCGACCTTTTACGACGCCTTTAACCCGGACGCCCGGCGCCAGTTCTGGCAGCTCATGAACCAGCACCTTTTTACAAAAGGCGTGGACGGCTGGTGGATGGACGCGACCGAACCGGATATCATGAGCAACACCTCCATACAAGACCGCAAGGCGCTGATGGAACCCCATGCGCTGGGGACGGCGTCCAGGTATTTCAATGCTTTTCCTTTGGAAAATGCCCGCGCCGTATATGAAGGCCAGCGGGCGACGGACGATCAACGGGTCTTTATCCTGACGCGCTCGGCGTATGCGGGTCAGCAACGGTATTCGGCGGCGACCTGGAGCGGGGACATCGCGGCCCGCTGGCACGACATGCGCAACCAGATCACCGCGGGCCTGGGCTTTAGCCTCTCCGGGATTCCTTATTGGACGATGGACATCGGAGGTTTTGCGGTCGAAGGCCGGTATGAACACCCGAACCCCGCCGACCTGGAAGAATGGCGGGAACTCAACACCCGCTGGTTCCAGTTTGGTGCGTTTTGCCCCTTGCTCCGGGTGCACGGCCAGTACCCTTACCGGGAGGTTTTTCACCTGGCCCCCACGGACCATCCCGCCTTCCAAAGTATCCTGTATTACGACCGGCTGAGGTACCGGCTTCTTCCGTATATCTATTCCACCGCGGCCCGTACCTGGAGCGGGGACTATACCATCATGCGTGCCCTTGTCATGGACTTCGAACAGGACAGCGTCGCCCGCGGGGTCGCGGACGAGTACCTTTTTGGGCCTTCCCTTTTGGTCAACCCGGTCTGTCAATACAAGGCCCGGTCCCGGAGTGTGTACCTTCCCGCCGGTACGGACTGGTATGATGCGTATACGGGGAATGCCTTCCACGGGGGACAGCGCATCGACGCCCCGGCCCCGTACGAAAGGATGCCCCTGTTCGCACGCGCGGGATCGATCGTTCCCCTGGGCCCTGCGCTGGAATACACCGGCGAAAAACCGGCCGATACCATCACCCTTTGCGTCTACAGGGGGGCCGATGCAGCCTTTACGCTGTATGAAGACGAAGGAACCAATTATCACTACGAAAAAGGCGCTTATGCGGAGATCCCGCTACAATACAACGAACATACTGGAATCCTTACAATAGGCGAACGCAAGGGAGACTTCCCCGGCATGCTCCAACACCGCGTTTTCCGTGTCGTATGGATCGGGAAGGGGCACCCGGCTCCCCTGGAAGCACAACCGGGCACGGACATCCCTTATGACGGCCAACCACAACAAATAAAGGCACCCATCTAA
- a CDS encoding RagB/SusD family nutrient uptake outer membrane protein, translating to MKKILPYTLLLAGLSTLAGCSKNFLNRPPISSLTSGNFYQTDAEVMAGTAPLYNITWFDYNDKAFLAFGVARGGSLNSNDRTPYIEFDPSSTDQTTLLTGYKAFYKIVAQSNLTMQNIVDAKNATVSDSIRSYGLAECHFMRGLAYYYLVSNWGAVPIIYDNTNQLSDSLLRNTIESVWQFILMDMRYAVNHLPTASYQPGRINKYSAEGMLAKFYLIRSGLDKTLGNRTQSDLDSAKYFASDVISNSGMSLPSDYYNEFVGVNNNAATLDPESLFSLLWQPVNSPWGVNNSFQAYMAFEPQITQTGDGWGSAQGGSAALIKYFLANPNDSIRRKATIMFPGDFYAELDKKDNGVTVPNTTNYAYIKKYVIGSPADNNNLGAFMAAYTNTIILRLAEVYLIYAEATMGNNTSTTDATALAAFNAVRTRAGMPTLTSIAFSDIFQEKWIETAIEGNEWYDILRWYYFDPIDAEAYVTAQDRGISYTLTWVPGSFSPRRYTFTSSGEHFSFNANNVYLPFPEQEMEQAPSLSKTPVPFNFSVLPNY from the coding sequence ATGAAAAAGATTCTTCCATATACCTTATTGCTGGCGGGGTTGAGCACCCTGGCCGGTTGCAGCAAAAATTTCCTGAACCGCCCGCCCATATCGAGCCTTACGTCCGGTAATTTCTACCAGACCGATGCAGAGGTCATGGCCGGCACGGCTCCCCTGTACAACATCACCTGGTTTGACTACAACGACAAGGCCTTCTTAGCCTTCGGTGTAGCCAGGGGGGGCAGTCTGAACTCCAACGACCGGACGCCCTATATCGAGTTCGATCCCTCGTCCACGGACCAGACGACCCTGTTGACCGGGTACAAAGCGTTCTATAAGATCGTCGCCCAGTCCAACCTGACGATGCAAAACATCGTCGATGCCAAGAACGCGACGGTGTCGGACTCGATCCGGAGCTACGGCCTGGCGGAATGCCATTTTATGCGGGGACTGGCCTATTATTACCTGGTCAGCAACTGGGGCGCCGTTCCCATCATCTATGACAACACAAACCAGCTCAGCGATTCCCTGTTGCGCAACACCATCGAAAGCGTCTGGCAGTTTATTCTCATGGACATGCGGTACGCGGTCAATCACCTGCCCACCGCTTCCTATCAACCGGGCAGGATCAACAAGTATTCCGCCGAAGGGATGCTGGCTAAATTTTACCTGATCCGTTCCGGTCTGGACAAAACCCTGGGGAACCGCACCCAAAGCGACCTCGACAGCGCCAAGTATTTTGCGTCCGACGTCATTTCCAACAGCGGTATGTCCCTACCCAGCGATTATTACAACGAGTTCGTGGGGGTCAACAACAACGCCGCCACCCTCGACCCCGAAAGCCTTTTCAGCCTGTTGTGGCAACCCGTCAACAGCCCCTGGGGTGTCAACAACTCCTTCCAGGCGTACATGGCCTTCGAACCCCAGATCACCCAAACCGGCGACGGCTGGGGCTCCGCCCAGGGTGGTTCGGCTGCGTTGATCAAATACTTCCTGGCCAACCCCAACGACTCCATCCGCCGCAAAGCCACCATCATGTTCCCCGGCGACTTCTATGCCGAGCTGGATAAAAAAGACAACGGCGTTACGGTCCCGAACACGACGAACTACGCGTACATCAAAAAATACGTCATCGGTTCGCCCGCGGACAACAACAACCTCGGCGCCTTTATGGCCGCGTATACGAACACGATCATCCTTCGTCTCGCAGAAGTCTACCTGATCTATGCCGAGGCCACCATGGGGAACAATACAAGTACGACCGATGCCACGGCGCTGGCCGCGTTCAACGCGGTACGGACAAGGGCCGGCATGCCCACCCTGACATCCATTGCATTCTCGGATATTTTCCAGGAAAAATGGATCGAAACAGCGATCGAAGGCAACGAGTGGTACGACATCCTGCGCTGGTACTATTTCGACCCTATCGACGCCGAGGCGTATGTCACCGCCCAGGACCGCGGGATCAGCTATACACTGACCTGGGTGCCGGGTAGCTTCTCCCCGCGCCGGTATACGTTCACGTCCAGCGGGGAGCACTTCTCCTTCAATGCCAACAACGTGTACCTGCCGTTCCCCGAACAGGAAATGGAACAGGCGCCCAGCCTGTCCAAGACCCCGGTACCGTTCAATTTCAGCGTATTGCCTAACTATTAA